In the Victivallis sp. Marseille-Q1083 genome, one interval contains:
- a CDS encoding DUF4160 domain-containing protein, whose protein sequence is MPIIFYFKGFAIKFWLNEESRCHVHAVSPEAKIKIWLEPKIEVAQIAGNINPSLLNELLKEVKKHERECRKKWNERFPG, encoded by the coding sequence ATGCCGATAATATTTTATTTTAAAGGATTCGCCATCAAGTTTTGGTTGAACGAGGAATCGCGCTGTCATGTCCATGCCGTAAGTCCCGAGGCCAAAATAAAAATCTGGCTGGAGCCGAAGATTGAAGTGGCGCAGATTGCCGGCAACATAAATCCATCGTTGTTGAATGAACTACTGAAAGAGGTGAAAAAGCATGAACGGGAATGTCGAAAAAAGTGGAATGAACGTTTTCCAGGCTGA
- a CDS encoding phage tail tape measure protein, with product MNSALEKLTFSVLLLDKLSGPSKGLCKSLEKVQEKSREAFVMFGKGSAALTGAVLSLNGLTGPAREFEKALGGIRSLGAAEDEIQKLGKEALKFSREFGGSAADIVESGYAIQSAFQGLENGELAKFTVNSALLARATKADAGTITGYMSTMLGVFEKDAAKIGRAEWIDRLTGKTAEAVKMFRTDGMNMQAAFAQLGAAGASKGVGMDEQMSVLGMLQTVTGSGSVAATQYRAFLGKAGEAGQKLGMNFADASGNMLPMADILDKIQARYGDTIDIMEAQQLKKAFGSDEAVAAITSMLGKTSALRDNIATLQKVSDTGPAQKMAKDLTDQLDSFKGMLNSIRVTLGRTLLPAVNAALWAASGFMSMIAWLLDNLPPLRWAFALTAIAITGFSTAWGAAMTVMGVIKFIRALGMELRIVWAWCLKNSAATHSMTFAQRLNAVTQMLWAKTMGPAVKLCRMFTWTNIKLAGALVWQNTVMIAQKVGMLVYAGAVWLLNAALLPAIAAVWAFTAALLANPVTWLVVGIVALIAAIAALVYWWDDLAAAAVDCWNAVVGAAAWCWEKLKAFFAGFGEWLLALLGPVGWIVLAFRKWDVIKDIASGVWNFVAAGFAWLWEKIRAIGTAIGDFFGWIWDGVAGGVRAALDTVLGVIDAVTGAIGKFWSWITGGGSVEVRDMRENEPVMAQATAQRRNPDVAAGGIRSSVNNRTTNYGGVTINTTAFPGPGELEDYMMLQS from the coding sequence ATGAACTCGGCATTGGAAAAATTAACGTTCAGCGTATTGCTGCTGGATAAATTGAGCGGCCCGTCGAAAGGGTTGTGCAAATCGCTGGAAAAGGTACAGGAAAAAAGCCGCGAAGCATTTGTAATGTTTGGCAAAGGCAGTGCGGCGTTAACCGGAGCAGTCCTGTCATTGAACGGCCTGACCGGCCCGGCGCGGGAATTTGAGAAAGCGCTCGGCGGCATCCGTTCCTTGGGGGCGGCGGAAGATGAGATTCAGAAACTCGGCAAAGAGGCATTGAAATTCTCCCGCGAGTTCGGCGGCAGCGCGGCCGATATCGTCGAATCCGGTTATGCGATTCAAAGCGCGTTTCAGGGACTGGAGAACGGCGAACTGGCCAAGTTCACCGTCAACAGCGCGCTGCTGGCCAGGGCGACCAAAGCCGACGCCGGGACGATCACCGGCTACATGTCGACGATGCTCGGCGTATTCGAGAAAGACGCGGCGAAAATCGGCCGGGCCGAGTGGATTGACCGGTTGACCGGCAAGACCGCCGAGGCGGTCAAGATGTTCCGCACCGACGGCATGAACATGCAGGCGGCTTTCGCGCAACTGGGCGCGGCCGGCGCCAGCAAGGGCGTCGGCATGGACGAACAGATGAGCGTGCTCGGCATGCTGCAGACCGTGACCGGCTCCGGCAGCGTCGCCGCGACGCAGTACCGGGCGTTTCTCGGCAAGGCCGGCGAAGCCGGTCAAAAGCTCGGCATGAATTTTGCCGACGCCTCCGGCAACATGCTGCCGATGGCCGATATTCTCGACAAAATTCAGGCGCGCTATGGCGACACGATCGATATCATGGAGGCGCAGCAGCTGAAAAAAGCGTTCGGCTCCGACGAGGCGGTGGCGGCGATCACCTCCATGCTCGGCAAAACCTCCGCGTTGCGCGACAATATCGCCACATTGCAAAAAGTGTCCGACACCGGCCCGGCGCAGAAGATGGCAAAGGATCTGACCGATCAACTGGATTCTTTCAAGGGAATGCTGAATTCAATCCGGGTCACGTTGGGGCGTACTTTGCTGCCGGCGGTCAATGCCGCGCTATGGGCGGCGTCCGGATTCATGTCGATGATTGCCTGGCTGCTGGACAATCTGCCGCCGCTGCGCTGGGCTTTCGCGTTGACGGCAATCGCCATTACCGGTTTTTCCACGGCATGGGGCGCGGCAATGACTGTTATGGGCGTAATTAAATTTATCCGTGCTTTGGGAATGGAACTTCGGATTGTCTGGGCCTGGTGCCTGAAAAATTCGGCGGCGACGCATTCGATGACTTTCGCCCAGCGCCTGAACGCGGTTACGCAAATGTTGTGGGCCAAAACAATGGGGCCGGCGGTGAAATTATGCCGTATGTTCACTTGGACGAACATCAAGCTGGCCGGTGCGCTGGTGTGGCAGAATACCGTGATGATCGCCCAGAAAGTCGGCATGCTGGTTTACGCCGGCGCAGTCTGGCTGCTGAACGCGGCGCTGCTGCCGGCGATTGCGGCGGTCTGGGCGTTCACGGCGGCTCTCCTGGCCAACCCGGTCACTTGGCTGGTCGTCGGCATTGTCGCGTTGATTGCGGCGATTGCGGCGCTGGTTTACTGGTGGGATGACCTTGCGGCGGCCGCCGTCGATTGCTGGAATGCGGTCGTCGGCGCGGCGGCGTGGTGCTGGGAGAAGCTCAAGGCTTTCTTTGCCGGCTTCGGTGAATGGCTGTTGGCATTGCTGGGGCCGGTCGGCTGGATTGTCCTGGCGTTCCGGAAATGGGACGTCATAAAAGATATCGCTTCCGGCGTCTGGAACTTTGTCGCGGCCGGCTTCGCCTGGCTGTGGGAGAAAATCCGGGCGATAGGAACGGCGATCGGCGACTTTTTCGGCTGGATCTGGGACGGTGTCGCCGGCGGCGTCCGGGCGGCGCTGGATACGGTGCTCGGCGTGATCGACGCCGTTACCGGCGCGATCGGCAAATTCTGGAGCTGGATCACCGGCGGCGGCAGCGTCGAAGTCCGGGACATGCGCGAAAACGAGCCGGTGATGGCCCAGGCGACCGCGCAGCGCCGCAATCCCGACGTGGCAGCCGGCGGCATCCGGAGCAGCGTCAACAATCGAACCACCAACTATGGAGGCGTTACAATCAACACGACCGCGTTTCCGGGGCCGGGCGAACTTGAAGACTATATGATGCTGCAAAGCTAA
- a CDS encoding phage major capsid protein, P2 family: MRFESRLQFEAMQKQLAVTYGVADVRESFEVTTPMAQRLLNAVQESDAFLSRCALISTTDTTGEVVTLGLSRRLAGRTDTSGSGKRQALPISKKDGRKYLVTQTNFDYALRYNEIDVWRRYSDYAARIAAMVNRQMALDLLCMGWYGKSAAADTDITSNPLLEDVLTGWFERLKTQKPANFVSPAATESVPSPKITFGASGDYKNLDQAGNDLLSMIPIEHRTGREIVLIGRGLLAWEVDILFELYGQKPTEKQAMQVLKKGIAGMEAVTPAGFPDLGMMVTDPVNLQYYVQDGTIRKQIKDEPAKDQIETYQSQNMDYQIGDLDAIAALDHAKVEDPAV; encoded by the coding sequence ATGCGTTTTGAATCCAGACTGCAATTCGAGGCGATGCAGAAACAGCTCGCCGTTACTTACGGCGTCGCCGACGTCCGTGAAAGTTTTGAGGTGACCACGCCGATGGCGCAGCGGCTGCTGAACGCCGTTCAGGAGTCCGACGCGTTTTTGAGCCGCTGCGCGCTGATTTCGACCACCGACACGACCGGCGAAGTGGTGACGCTCGGATTATCGCGCCGGCTGGCCGGCCGCACCGACACCTCGGGCTCCGGCAAACGGCAGGCGCTGCCGATCTCCAAAAAAGACGGGCGCAAATACCTGGTCACGCAGACCAACTTCGACTATGCGTTGCGTTACAACGAAATCGACGTCTGGCGGCGGTATTCCGATTACGCGGCCCGGATCGCCGCGATGGTCAACCGGCAGATGGCGCTTGATCTTTTGTGCATGGGCTGGTACGGCAAAAGCGCGGCGGCCGACACCGACATCACCAGTAATCCGTTGCTGGAAGATGTTTTGACCGGTTGGTTCGAGCGGCTGAAAACCCAGAAGCCGGCGAATTTCGTTTCTCCGGCGGCGACCGAGAGCGTGCCGTCGCCGAAGATCACTTTCGGCGCGTCCGGCGATTACAAGAATCTCGACCAGGCCGGCAACGACCTCTTGTCGATGATCCCGATCGAACACCGCACCGGCCGCGAAATCGTGCTGATCGGCCGCGGCCTGCTGGCCTGGGAGGTCGATATCCTGTTTGAGCTGTACGGCCAGAAGCCGACCGAAAAACAGGCGATGCAGGTGCTGAAAAAAGGCATTGCCGGCATGGAGGCGGTGACGCCGGCCGGCTTCCCCGACCTGGGGATGATGGTGACCGACCCGGTCAATTTGCAGTATTATGTACAGGACGGCACGATCCGCAAGCAGATCAAGGACGAACCGGCCAAAGACCAGATCGAGACCTATCAGAGCCAGAATATGGATTACCAGATCGGCGACCTCGACGCGATCGCCGCGCTCGATCACGCCAAAGTCGAAGACCCGGCGGTGTAA
- a CDS encoding phage protein has translation MTVKRFNGMSFTLDLGVAALKVQKFTLDITDNSTTAKRNGRPNGRLRGDVEASGTITVDRDGLRAFTELAKAAGSWQEMDTFDIVAFATAGDNDELKIEVFGCLVKVNKLLDIDKSSSDEAAFELPFDVTSPDFVKIDGVPYVPAEEE, from the coding sequence ATGACTGTAAAAAGATTCAACGGCATGAGCTTCACGCTCGACCTCGGCGTCGCGGCGCTGAAAGTGCAGAAATTCACCCTCGACATTACCGACAACTCGACCACCGCCAAGCGGAACGGCCGGCCGAACGGGCGGCTGCGCGGCGACGTGGAAGCCTCCGGAACCATCACCGTCGACCGCGACGGCCTCCGGGCGTTTACCGAACTGGCAAAAGCGGCCGGAAGCTGGCAGGAGATGGACACGTTCGACATTGTGGCGTTCGCCACCGCCGGCGACAACGACGAATTGAAGATCGAGGTGTTCGGCTGCCTGGTAAAAGTCAACAAGCTCCTGGATATCGACAAGTCGAGTTCGGACGAAGCCGCTTTCGAACTGCCGTTCGACGTGACCAGCCCGGATTTCGTGAAGATCGACGGCGTACCCTACGTTCCGGCCGAGGAAGAGTAA
- a CDS encoding phage tail protein — MIRNRFDELRKYLKTKLTLLGIRPEQFDAWIDKLALPEGGHNETEDGYHLCNFRYTGRIYIERLPEAQLSLLALYVRSWLDDNDDTRGAYKLPDPEAEIIPLDDDTLIDVLLPVEFVDPVYLAPAGDDDPEALDWCGRKWSVAEYLVDYAERGTVNQAPTESEE; from the coding sequence ATGATCAGAAACCGATTTGACGAATTGCGGAAGTATCTCAAAACAAAATTAACTCTGCTCGGCATTCGGCCGGAGCAGTTCGACGCCTGGATCGACAAGCTGGCGCTGCCGGAGGGCGGGCACAACGAAACGGAAGACGGCTACCACCTCTGCAATTTCCGTTACACGGGCCGGATTTATATTGAGCGCCTGCCCGAAGCGCAGTTGTCGCTGCTGGCGCTGTACGTGCGGTCGTGGCTCGACGACAACGACGACACCCGCGGCGCATACAAGCTGCCGGATCCGGAGGCTGAAATCATCCCGCTGGACGACGACACGCTGATCGATGTGCTGTTGCCGGTCGAGTTTGTCGACCCGGTCTACCTGGCGCCGGCCGGTGACGACGATCCGGAGGCGCTGGACTGGTGCGGCCGCAAATGGAGCGTCGCCGAATACCTGGTCGATTACGCCGAGCGCGGCACCGTCAATCAGGCGCCGACCGAGTCGGAGGAATAA
- a CDS encoding DUF2590 family protein, protein MIYSDIEILDDDLALDDVQARIIYDRDVILQDLQHALRESGLLTALIGERSPARRKLAEQKIVALAEDDKRIVPGSVILTAEAGGYLLAGRTYEFGTFSEALQYE, encoded by the coding sequence ATGATTTATTCGGATATTGAAATTCTGGATGACGACCTGGCGCTGGACGATGTGCAGGCGCGGATCATCTACGACCGCGACGTGATTTTGCAGGATCTGCAACATGCGCTGCGGGAAAGCGGGCTGCTGACGGCGCTGATCGGCGAACGGTCGCCGGCGCGGCGCAAGCTGGCGGAGCAGAAGATTGTCGCGCTGGCCGAAGATGACAAGCGGATTGTTCCCGGTTCAGTGATATTGACGGCCGAAGCCGGCGGCTATCTGCTGGCCGGGCGCACGTATGAATTTGGAACTTTTTCGGAGGCTTTACAATATGAATAA
- a CDS encoding four helix bundle protein: protein MHMSSPIQEKSYQFALRVVKMYQHLTVEKREFVLSKQVLRSGTGIGANVREANGAQSDRDFLAKLTISYKEALETEYWLMLLRDTDYLSGEAAESILRDCRELMRMLGSAKITLQNKLHNTTS, encoded by the coding sequence ATCCATATGAGCAGTCCGATTCAGGAAAAATCTTATCAGTTTGCGCTTCGCGTGGTTAAAATGTATCAACATCTGACCGTGGAGAAGCGGGAATTTGTGTTGTCCAAACAGGTGTTGCGCTCCGGTACCGGAATCGGCGCCAACGTCCGGGAAGCCAATGGAGCGCAATCCGATCGGGATTTTCTTGCCAAGCTGACGATCTCGTATAAGGAAGCGTTGGAAACCGAATACTGGCTGATGCTTCTCCGTGACACGGATTACCTCTCTGGAGAAGCCGCTGAAAGTATTCTCAGAGACTGCCGCGAACTCATGCGCATGCTCGGCAGCGCCAAAATCACACTTCAAAATAAACTTCACAATACCACCTCCTGA
- a CDS encoding DUF4160 domain-containing protein — translation MPTILRIGPYRFFFYSNEDGEPIHVHVIRDQVEAKFWIKPARLATNKGFPEHELQKIAQLVAENEETIENEWNCRKSR, via the coding sequence ATGCCGACGATACTGCGGATCGGGCCTTATCGGTTCTTCTTCTACAGCAATGAGGATGGCGAACCGATCCATGTTCACGTGATACGCGATCAGGTCGAGGCGAAATTCTGGATAAAACCGGCGCGTCTTGCCACAAATAAAGGCTTTCCCGAGCATGAATTGCAGAAAATCGCCCAACTGGTTGCAGAAAATGAGGAGACCATAGAAAATGAGTGGAATTGTCGAAAAAGCCGCTGA
- a CDS encoding putative phage tail assembly chaperone, with protein sequence MKEKSIVLIIGKIDFAFNVSLALYNEFVDAIQATSKTVPATNFVRRALADKAQLAALNELIGQGLAVDIAGKLIEEFRPKVEIELKKSDGASSN encoded by the coding sequence ATGAAAGAAAAAAGTATTGTTCTGATTATCGGGAAGATTGATTTTGCGTTTAATGTTTCGCTGGCTCTTTATAACGAATTTGTCGACGCGATCCAGGCGACCAGCAAGACGGTGCCGGCGACGAATTTTGTCCGCCGGGCATTGGCCGACAAGGCGCAGCTCGCGGCGCTGAACGAATTGATCGGCCAGGGGCTGGCGGTGGATATCGCCGGCAAACTGATCGAGGAGTTCCGGCCGAAAGTCGAGATTGAATTAAAAAAGTCGGACGGCGCTTCGAGCAATTGA
- a CDS encoding DUF2442 domain-containing protein, giving the protein MSGIVEKAAEVRFISPEGLYLIVEGRGYFAAFRDFPYLADLRGREVFDLEYCGNGHIRWDAADIDLSTEILSAPEKFPLVMHPAANPAAQLGKRGGAVRSGRKAAASRSNGAKGGRPAKKKILA; this is encoded by the coding sequence ATGAGTGGAATTGTCGAAAAAGCCGCTGAAGTGCGGTTCATCAGCCCCGAAGGGCTGTATCTCATCGTGGAGGGGCGCGGTTATTTCGCGGCTTTCCGCGACTTTCCATATTTGGCCGACTTGCGCGGGCGTGAAGTGTTCGACCTCGAATATTGCGGAAACGGCCATATCCGCTGGGATGCCGCCGATATCGACTTGAGCACCGAAATTTTGTCCGCGCCGGAGAAATTCCCGCTGGTGATGCACCCGGCGGCGAATCCCGCCGCGCAACTTGGGAAACGCGGCGGCGCCGTCCGTTCCGGACGCAAAGCTGCCGCCAGCCGTTCCAACGGGGCCAAAGGGGGCCGTCCGGCTAAAAAGAAAATTCTCGCGTAA
- a CDS encoding DUF2442 domain-containing protein — MIHGRNYHLKHADYPWFRYCTLEELCHVTADRWGVYWPQAEIDLEIESLEHPENYPLKVSVDKWMEIRRRKAAAVMGRMTSARKASASRANGAKGGRPKKTAAPAPELAGH, encoded by the coding sequence GTGATTCACGGGCGGAACTACCACCTGAAGCACGCGGATTATCCTTGGTTCCGTTATTGCACTCTGGAAGAACTGTGCCATGTCACCGCCGACCGTTGGGGCGTTTACTGGCCTCAGGCCGAAATCGACTTGGAAATCGAATCCCTGGAACATCCGGAAAATTATCCGCTCAAGGTCAGCGTCGACAAGTGGATGGAAATCCGCCGCCGCAAGGCTGCCGCCGTCATGGGCCGGATGACTTCCGCCCGCAAGGCTTCCGCCAGCCGCGCCAACGGCGCCAAAGGCGGCCGCCCGAAGAAGACCGCCGCTCCCGCTCCGGAATTGGCCGGTCATTAA
- a CDS encoding head completion/stabilization protein: MVQWGEKSAPDALPDVDFGGFWPTISGGKFRRLYRIPAELPNEIVIEQLRLAGLTVCRQLRRWRERQTAATMAEIAQDAVDGVGALTLYFERAVYCEAKAELLRETMRPTGARKPKTQ; this comes from the coding sequence ATGGTGCAATGGGGCGAAAAAAGCGCGCCGGACGCGTTGCCGGATGTGGATTTCGGCGGGTTCTGGCCGACCATCAGCGGCGGGAAGTTTCGCCGGCTGTACCGGATCCCGGCCGAATTGCCGAATGAGATTGTAATCGAGCAGCTGCGGCTGGCCGGGTTGACCGTCTGCCGGCAGTTGCGCCGGTGGCGCGAACGGCAGACGGCCGCGACGATGGCGGAGATCGCGCAGGATGCGGTGGATGGCGTCGGCGCGTTGACGCTCTATTTCGAGCGGGCGGTTTATTGCGAGGCGAAAGCGGAACTGCTGCGCGAAACGATGAGGCCGACCGGCGCAAGGAAGCCGAAAACGCAGTGA
- a CDS encoding IS110 family transposase, whose amino-acid sequence MRKCSTVSFEGQVIFVGIDVHKESWVVNLRHCHRELDKFSMNPSPEMLAKYLKMNYPGAEYRSVYEAGFSGFWAHRRLCELGIENIVINPADVPTSGKERDRKNDAVDSRQLARKLENRTLEGIYIPPEDNLELRNLVRRETKLTGNITRVKNRIKGHLNFMGLKFGSWSGSSLKMMYADAAKRYDYALQSMLRELRFLREEKLHVIRDERRCLKRLKRDKVQKHLQSIPGVGFHTAVMLQAELWDLLRFEDKDSLSSYVGFAPRLVGSGEHEAVKSAGNRKKKQLHAILIQSAWRSVSYNLEIRARYGALLHKGASPQRAISIIGKKLLYALRAVWLQERDYMVSASE is encoded by the coding sequence ATGAGAAAATGTAGCACGGTATCGTTCGAAGGTCAAGTGATATTTGTCGGAATTGATGTGCACAAGGAAAGTTGGGTGGTGAATTTGCGGCATTGCCACCGTGAACTGGACAAGTTCAGCATGAATCCGAGCCCTGAGATGTTGGCGAAGTATCTGAAGATGAACTATCCGGGCGCCGAGTACCGGAGCGTTTACGAGGCAGGATTCAGCGGATTCTGGGCGCACCGGCGATTGTGTGAGCTCGGGATTGAGAATATCGTAATCAACCCGGCGGACGTGCCGACCAGCGGCAAGGAGCGCGACCGCAAGAACGATGCCGTGGACAGCCGACAATTGGCGCGGAAGCTGGAGAACCGGACATTGGAAGGGATCTATATTCCGCCTGAAGATAATTTGGAATTGAGAAACCTGGTCAGACGTGAAACGAAACTGACCGGCAATATAACCAGGGTCAAAAACCGGATCAAAGGACACCTGAATTTCATGGGGTTGAAGTTTGGAAGTTGGTCTGGAAGTTCTTTGAAAATGATGTATGCGGACGCGGCAAAGCGTTACGATTATGCCTTGCAGAGCATGTTGCGGGAACTGCGTTTTCTCAGAGAAGAGAAACTGCATGTGATCCGCGATGAACGGCGGTGTCTGAAGCGTTTGAAGCGCGACAAAGTACAGAAGCATCTACAGAGTATACCTGGCGTCGGGTTTCATACGGCGGTGATGCTGCAGGCCGAATTGTGGGACTTGCTGCGCTTTGAAGACAAGGATTCGCTGAGCTCGTATGTGGGATTCGCACCGAGGTTGGTCGGCAGCGGCGAACACGAGGCCGTCAAATCCGCCGGGAATCGCAAGAAAAAGCAACTGCATGCCATCCTGATCCAGTCGGCGTGGAGGTCGGTGTCGTACAATCTGGAGATTCGGGCCAGATATGGAGCCTTGCTTCATAAGGGGGCCAGTCCACAACGGGCTATTTCGATCATCGGCAAGAAATTGCTCTATGCGCTTCGGGCCGTGTGGCTCCAGGAACGTGATTACATGGTATCCGCAAGTGAATAA
- a CDS encoding DUF2586 domain-containing protein gives MAIGSVTVTQVNDSQGAFKQCEKTFLYVGTAADGAQAGILTVGAGSDLDSLFGAGASNLKTQLAAAVANAQDTEFFAYAIALEADEDWKTAVLAALEKPHDLNVEAIAVCDPVSSQAEVLAAQSCAESIVSRYAKFVFVNLCCASIGSAESWSAYLAKLKELNTGVAADRVAIVPLLHGNNLGAVCGRLCNPSASIADTPMRTMTGAVTGLGAAPVDGPGAPLDMPTIKALAEARFSVPQWYPGYDGIYWADHPMLDAEGGDFQVVEYRRIIDYLARRVRIRAIRRIGDRRLNSTAASIAQNKTYFAGPLRDAAKSFVMGGIEFPAMIYPPGDDAIAITWTGKTEVAIAITAQPYNCPKKITVYLGLDLSND, from the coding sequence ATGGCAATCGGCAGCGTTACGGTAACACAGGTCAACGATTCGCAGGGCGCGTTCAAGCAGTGCGAGAAAACTTTTCTGTACGTGGGGACGGCGGCGGACGGCGCACAGGCGGGCATTCTGACCGTCGGCGCCGGCAGCGACCTGGACAGTTTGTTCGGCGCCGGGGCGAGCAACCTTAAAACGCAACTCGCCGCGGCGGTCGCCAACGCGCAAGACACGGAATTTTTCGCCTACGCGATCGCGCTGGAGGCGGACGAGGACTGGAAAACCGCGGTTTTGGCCGCGCTGGAAAAACCGCACGATTTGAACGTCGAAGCGATCGCAGTCTGTGACCCGGTAAGCAGCCAGGCGGAAGTCCTGGCGGCGCAGAGCTGCGCCGAAAGCATCGTTTCGCGCTATGCGAAATTCGTTTTTGTGAACCTTTGTTGCGCCTCGATCGGTTCGGCCGAAAGCTGGTCGGCCTACCTGGCCAAGCTCAAAGAACTGAATACCGGCGTCGCCGCCGACCGGGTGGCGATCGTGCCGCTGCTGCACGGCAACAACCTGGGCGCGGTGTGCGGCCGCTTGTGCAATCCGTCCGCCTCGATCGCCGACACGCCGATGCGGACGATGACCGGCGCGGTGACCGGCCTCGGCGCGGCTCCGGTCGACGGGCCGGGAGCGCCGCTGGATATGCCGACGATCAAGGCGCTGGCCGAGGCGCGGTTCAGCGTCCCCCAGTGGTATCCGGGCTACGACGGCATTTACTGGGCTGACCATCCGATGCTCGACGCCGAGGGCGGCGACTTCCAGGTGGTGGAGTACCGGCGGATTATCGACTACCTGGCGCGCCGCGTCCGAATCCGGGCGATCCGGCGGATCGGCGACCGGCGGCTGAACAGCACCGCCGCGTCGATTGCCCAGAATAAGACTTATTTCGCCGGGCCGCTGCGCGACGCGGCAAAATCTTTCGTGATGGGCGGGATTGAATTTCCGGCGATGATCTATCCGCCCGGCGACGACGCGATCGCCATCACCTGGACGGGCAAGACCGAGGTGGCGATCGCCATCACCGCGCAACCCTACAACTGCCCGAAGAAGATTACTGTGTATCTGGGATTGGATTTGTCCAACGACTAA
- the gpM gene encoding phage terminase small subunit, with protein sequence MSIGMRHQKRVRAEEAARRQLEILRRQDAAALADAAKGNAAFELLTVELENARKALHELPQGEARRERKKRLLAQYLPMVEAFLAGPENYQNPVLMWCLIWSCDIGDLAGAQRLADAAIERNQAMPHPPFGKDYTVKLFWADSVLTWATLEFAAGRSVNPYFPDMFGRVMEWPVHDVIKAKYYKLAALIAEKNEAIDEALAYAVAARDVGAGAVKVKTLIARLEKAAAAKAEAGRRAPKEPDAGGGGTETEE encoded by the coding sequence ATGAGCATCGGAATGCGACACCAGAAACGGGTGCGGGCCGAGGAAGCGGCCCGGCGGCAACTTGAAATCCTGCGCCGGCAGGACGCCGCGGCGCTGGCCGACGCCGCCAAAGGAAACGCCGCGTTCGAGCTGTTGACCGTGGAACTCGAAAACGCGCGGAAAGCGCTGCACGAGCTGCCGCAGGGCGAAGCCAGGCGCGAACGGAAAAAGCGGCTGCTCGCGCAATATCTGCCGATGGTCGAAGCGTTTCTGGCCGGGCCGGAAAATTATCAGAACCCGGTGTTGATGTGGTGTCTGATCTGGAGCTGTGATATCGGCGACCTGGCCGGCGCGCAGCGGCTGGCCGACGCCGCGATCGAACGCAATCAGGCGATGCCGCATCCGCCGTTCGGCAAGGACTACACCGTGAAACTGTTCTGGGCGGATTCGGTATTGACCTGGGCGACGCTGGAGTTTGCCGCGGGCCGCAGCGTGAACCCGTATTTCCCGGACATGTTCGGCCGGGTGATGGAATGGCCGGTGCACGATGTGATAAAGGCCAAATACTACAAGCTGGCGGCGCTGATCGCTGAAAAAAATGAAGCGATCGACGAGGCGCTGGCCTATGCGGTCGCGGCGCGGGACGTCGGCGCCGGAGCGGTCAAGGTGAAAACCCTGATCGCCCGGCTGGAAAAGGCGGCGGCGGCAAAAGCCGAGGCCGGACGGCGCGCGCCGAAAGAACCGGACGCCGGCGGCGGCGGTACGGAAACGGAAGAATAA